The Cyprinus carpio isolate SPL01 unplaced genomic scaffold, ASM1834038v1 S000006459, whole genome shotgun sequence genome includes the window CGCTCCATCAGTTCCGTTCAGGGAGATGCCCCATCTTAGTAGCCACGGCTGTACGCCATCTTTCTTCCCGCTTCCGTGTGTTTAATCTTTGGTATGTTTTGGTGCAAGTCTCAAACGGTTTTGTTCCGCAGGTGGCTGCTCGTGGTCTGGACATCTCCAACGTGAAGCACGTCATTAACTTTGACCTGCCTAGTGACATCGAGGAGTACGTCCACCGCATCGGGAGAACCGGTCGCGTGGGAAACCTGGGTAATTGCAGTGACTGTGTTGATGATTGCAGTGACAGGAGCTACGGTTTTAgcttccatcggaatgaattcattctgactGACGAATCCAAACGTAgtgtttacactgcaaaaattattttcttccttagtatttttgtcttgttttctagtatgaATCTACAAATACTTGAATcaggatgcatttacttgacaatGACTTCAGACTTTTCAATTTTGTTagtttgtgcttaaaacaagcaaaaatatctgccaatggggcatGAAAGAAAATCAGTCCAGAGGCTGAACAAGATTATTTGTCTTACCCCTCgggcagatatttttgctttttaatgcaaaaactaACAATATCTGGataattttcagaaaacaagcaaacaagagtcattttatttgtcaagtaaatgcatcttaattcaTTACACTGTTTTTACGTCTCTGCACATGCGCAGTAGGACTGGACAGTATATCGCGTTGTGTTTTTAGGTGTGTAAAGTATAGCGTTTTttcatttgtgatcggagaaacaacaaacaagcgttactctacactgctcaaaactcacgtttgaatcatcagtgacaaattctttaaatatgaaaacgtacttacaggctgtgagtcaggagcgccagactgtccttgcaaagttttgaactgcctcactttatagaaacagacaccggcattgtaggctactctcacaggaaacagtcctcgtcctcctccATCAAATGtgatgcacacatctgaatatttgtgttgaactgttctggaacagtgttgaaatataacttaaccactgatttctagttgtgtcctcttctgGAAGACCAAACAATGTAGTTGCACTTTcacatgaaacacacagcgtctccacgacaacaatactacagcgagaataaaagttactccttctttctttgcgtgaacatttgggccgtgttatgcaaatcttctcacacagtgatgtagagatgtggggcgtgtttaaacaatgtgttttaggaggacgtggatgatttttagattttgtgcagaatatctctttggatttgatggttttgtattttagtctttgcaactttacagatcttatctgTTGATTGTTAGATtgtaaagagaaaggaaaacttgaaatggcatcatatgaccctttaatgtGTTTGGGATGTGCTGTCTTCCTGGATGCATAACTTggatttcacaggtatattctgtCTGTAAAAGTTAGAAAGCCATGGAAATGTGTCCATTCTTCACAGACTTGATTAAGAACGAGTGCCGCTGCACACACGTGCATCAAACAGACAGCGCagtaattctgactaaaatatacatttctctgcaatatttgtagttggacagtAATTGTGACCTGCATGTGTTTGTATAATAGCACTGACTGTAATAAGGGTTATCAAAACagcctttttactcaattagtctgttttttttctttcatttttagtttagtaaatttaactaaagcattatttttgttattagatTGCAATGTTAGTGTAATATGATTTTAACCCTTTTGCGCATAATATATGCCTACATGGTTCCATTTTCTTAATATGATTTTAACCCTTTTGCGCATAATATATGATGTATACCGCAAATCAGACAAAAAATGCTGTGTTATGTATTTTAGCTCCTCGTCCTAATGCGCAGTATTTCCCAGTTTCAGTTTTCAGTCTGATCAAGTGTTTGTGTCCTCCGGCTCGGATTACCAAAGGAATAAACCAGCCCTTACAATTTTAAACAGATCTGGCCAATTCAGTCCGATTGATGTTCGGATTACCAAAGGAATAAACCAGCCCTTACAATTTTATTTCCGTTCTCCTTTTTAAATGTCTGGCTGACAGTTGTTTCCCCccccccacctctctctctctctttttttttctttttcttttcgtttttctCCCAGCTCGATTGATGTGGTTACAGGAGTTATTTATTCCGACTGTGCTTCTAGTCGTATTCCGATGGGATTATTAGTCCATGTACACGCAGCTACTGTTGACGTCTGCTGCGTCCCAAGTCTCAATTCAGTCGTTTTGTTGGGTTGTCACAGGTCTGGCCACATCATTCTTCAATGATAAGAACGGCAACATCACCAAGGACCTGCTGGACATCTTGGTGGAGTCCAAACAGGAAGTCCCATCCTGGCTGGAGAGCCAGGCCTACGAGCACCAGCACAAGAGCAGCAGCCGCGGGCGCTCCAAGAGGTGAGGTCTCTCCCCATTTCTGAAGGTTTTACCCTTTACGATCGTCCCCTGGGCACCCCGTTGAAAGAGTTTGGTGTGTTTCAGGTTCTCTGGTGGTTTTGGTGCCAGAGACTACCGTCAGACCAGCAGCAGCACCGGCGGCGGAGGCTTCGGGAGCCGCGGCGGCAGGAGCACCGGCGGTCACGGAGGAAACCGTGGATTTGGCGGGGGTAAGGGTCAGCCTCGCTCTGGGCGGAAGAGGCCTCGTGGCTTGTCTTGATTTGCTGCTTTCAAAGATGTTTTCAGTTTAGCTGCATGACAGCACCGTCTCTTACCCGGTGTTTCTGGTCCTCAGGTGGCTTTGGTAACTTCTACAGCAGTGATGGCTATGGAGGAAACTATTCCCAGGTGGACTGGTGGGGAAACTAAGACTCCTTCCTTCACCTCTTCACTCCCCTGATGACCGTGGAGCACCATGCCAAACTCACTGAATGGAAACCACATGTACCATAGCCAGACTATATACCCTGTGTAGCTTTGAAGAACTTTGCAGTACATTACCAGCTGTGATTCTCTGACCACATCCGGAGAAGCTTGAGCTCCGTGGACACGGGGACGCTGGGACTTCTGGAGGTTCGACTGTAGCAGGACACGGTCTCGTGCCGAAGGGGAACGGAGGCAGCAGTTTGCTTTAGATTCTTGGACTCTAGTTTTCCACTACATCTTTTCTTTCTACTAAATGAGAATCATTTGTTTGTTAATGTACTGTGCCTTTACATTTAGACTCgctatgttttgtttgttttccgtTCTCCTTTTTAAATGTCTGGCTGACAGTTGTTTCccccccacctctctctctcttttttttttttctttttcttttcgttttctCCCAGCTCGAATTATTTGTTTGGATGGTATAACAAAATAAGCTTGGATGTAATCAAACCTTGGCAAAGTCTGAGATGGTCTGTCACAACCTGATTTTGAACTGAAATTTTGTATGGGGTCACCTGACCCCCCCTCGATTGGCTTGAGCTCTCCTGTGTGCTAAAACATCACAAGGGAGTGAAAACTATTGAATGTTGGAAGGAAAAGATCTCGCTCACTCTATCCTGGAGAGGCATCAGTAAGAGAGACGGTAGTCTTCTGAGAAAGAAACCAAGCCATTCCAGTGAATTATCTTAAATTTGAATGTTGTGATGAACCGCGTCTGCCTCCCGCCGCGCAACCGTACCGTAGAGGCAGCTAGTTCAGAACCGCACGCTAGCTGTTTAGCACTGTTGgataaactttctttttttttttttttcttgaaccgTGGTGGAGGTAGCAATTGGATTTGTGTTTTTCTTCCTTCGATAACCGTTCTTGAAGTTGGGTAACGGTGGGCTCGTGGCAGTGAAGAGTTCTGACGGCTGCTCTAGGACCACGAGGTCAGGGCGGACGGCACAAAGCCCAGCCCGTCTCTGAAGAAATCCGCATGCTAGTGTTCGTGTTTTTTGGTCAAGGAGATTTTCGAACCGATTTCTGCAGCAGGCTTTTACGTTcattacaagaaaacatttggttcacttttattttttctctttttcaagctGCGTTGAATTCCGAAAGACATCTTCGGCTTTACTCTTGAGACACGGCTCGCTCGTGACCCCCCAGATTTAGGGAGGACTGGGGTCAGCAGAATTCGGTGTACACCACGGGAAACCGCACCAAACCAGCTGCAGGGGAGTGGTTTTGGTGTAAACCAGACTCGTATCGGTTGGTTTGTAGTGGAGGAGGTTTCCATGGCATCCTGGCCAAAGACAGGGTTCTTTCAAACTCCCGCGCGCCCTTAATAGTGCGCTACTGATAAGGGCGAGTGGGATGCGTTTAACTGAAGTGCAATAGATTTACTCTCAAGCGTGTTGTGCCTTTTGACATGAATTTGGAAAAGGTGACCTGAAGCAGATGCGTTGACAGTATTGAGGAGACTTGAGAGCAGTGGTGCTACTTAGGCCCATCCAGTTTTACAAAAGTTGTTTTATTGCACATCTAGGGTTTTTATATAAGTGTCTTGAGTGCGTGTCCTTAAGCTTCTGAATATTGCGTGTGAAGATTGTGAAAACGCAGCTTGTTTACAAAAGGGGAAGGGTTCTCCAATAGTTAACCAGGATTGATTTGGGACCAGCAGTGGGGAATTTAGCTATTTGCACAGATTACTGGATTCTACTTTTTGCTGCTAGTTTGTGTAATTTATTAAGCATTgttgagaaatatttatttttataagcctAAAAGTGATAGTTTCAAGTAACTTGACCAAAAGACAGTACAAAAACACTGGCACTTGAATGTTGAATGTCACCCGTATGcgtgaaatttatatttttcggGGTAGTGTgagctttttaatgtttaaggTCATTTTGGACTCCGCAGAAATCCACATCTGTAATTGGTATCTCTGACTAAACGAATCGATCCAATCAGTCAAACTCTGAATTGGCAGccgaaatttaaatgaaaaacctaCCATGCCAAGGTTTGGAAAaagttacagaaatatttttgtaaatgtgtatCAGTGCAAAGTGTTCAGAATctccagttcttttttttttttttttctttttttttttcttttgtccaaatttttttttttatttgaacccCCAGTGAATGTCTGGCACACGGCAATCTTAAGTAACGAAAACATGTGGTTTATTCTCTATTGTTGCATTGCATACTGGGCTCTGGCGCTGGTGTTCTCTGACAGGTTTGGCTGAAAGTTCGGTCTTAATTACAGAAGCAGTTGTGGGTGAAGTGTTGAAAGCATGCAATGAGAGGCTTTTAATTGACCAAATCATGTGAAAGAACATCACCGGAGCCCTTAGAGTTAGAATATTTGCTTTATGTGCTAGTTTAGAGGCTGTGCACTGCacgaaaaataaaatgtgtttattgtatGATTTTACCAAATTAAAGTTGGAAATTGCAAATACAGAAACTGCTCTGGCATCTTTGCATCTTATATGATTGAATCCTAAAACCCTGCTGttagtttaaagggttaaaagttAAGTTgaggatgggttttttttttttttttttaaaggtctgaCAATGACATCCAGTTAATAACAATGTAAGGGGACATTTTACAATTTTCTTGTCAATTGATTTTTAAACTACAgcatttatttctgctttaatcCATTCAACATTTGTCCCAAATATTTGCCTGAATAATGCCTCACGTTCTCGCCCTTTCAAGAAGTTCTGGCAGTACGATCATAATATCAGGCCTTCAGTGGAGCTAACACACTGGTCCAGTTAATTATAACTAGCTGTTAAGATTATATTATGGTTCACTAATTCTGTGAAACGTTACTAAATCTGCATGTCGTAAACCCATAAAGTTTTCTTCTGACTAAAAGTACTGGTAACCATCTCGTTATTACATAGCTacatgttttggttttttttttttggtgatcttTAAATTTGTGTAATTTGATTTCTATAATCTGTAGTCATCTGCTGGAAGAGAAAAGtcttgaaatatggatatttttcttacaaaagcgCATGGATTCACTGCAGGAGGCCTTCATTCATTCCCCagaggcatgttttattacagATGCATGCTCTTTATTtaacgtgttttggactgttgaacagaaacaccagCCCACTGCAATAATAgagcttagaagagccaggacTATATTAATATCACTCCAGTTGGATTCTTccgaaagaagaaagtcatacacacctaggatggcttgagggtgagtaaaacatgggctaattttccttttttgggtgaaccgtcCCTTTAAGTGTGTGCAGAAGTGGTGTGTGTTCAGTGTTGTGATGTTCTTAACGGAGCGGAGAAGGTTCTGGAAAGTGCTTGTATTGAGGTCAGAGTCAGTCTTGTcatttacttgattaaaagtaattcaaagatttACTTGAGTACCAGAAAgtactacatttttaataaaaaaaaaaaaaaaaaaaaacgtatgaaACGTAGTGCAGTGTAAAGTATGACAGTATGCTCTGGAATATAGAGAAGTAaaagtttgccaaagaaaaacactgataaagtacagatacttttttttaattaacttgaGTTTAGTAAAATACTTCACACCGGTCCGTCTCTGCACACTGAGCACAGATGAAATAATTTCAGTGATTAAATAGTGCAAAAAATAGTTAggcaatatttcataaaatactgCTGATCTTAACAAAAAAATCCAGATGTCACAAGGTTGAATCAGAAGTGATTATTTACAATGCAAACATTCCCCATAAAGAAACAGAGAgtgaacaaagaaagaaatctgCTGGAAGGAAAACAACATGAAATCCCAATGTTTTACCAAACATGAAAATACAACCATAGCCTCACCGAGAACAAGAAACATGTTCAAGCATTAGCTTagagaaataaagaataaagacgTTCCTTCTGATTTACAGCAGAAGCATCCCAGTGTTTCAGACAGACTCAGTGTAAAGAATAAACATCCACATCATCAAACACTATGTGCCCAGCCGATCACCAGGTGCATGATGGGAAGACGCTCTTCACAGTATCACAGGAAACCCCTTTCAGCTCAAGAGGCCAGGCCAAGCAGGAAGCCACCCACAAATCCACTTGAAACCACAACGTTTTTCTTCACAAATGCAGTGGCCTGAAAAACATGGCGGTGTATTCGTTATAACTATTCTTTACCAACAGAGGGCACTGCTCCACGAGTGTGTGCTGATCCACTTCTGAAGAAAAGGAAATCTATAGAAGCTTTAAACTAGTCGTCTGAAGGTAGCATTTacacaaaacattcattcatgtgATTATAGctaggagcagggttgggcacccccgTGTTGATCTCAGGTGCGGCTGTATTGGTGTTCTTCTTCAGATGTCTCTTTGCCTGGTTAACATCCTTCTCCACTTTCTTCCAGTCGACTTGGACGTATCCGCTGTGATTGGCTATCTGCAGGACAACAAAACCCTTCACGTCACATTGTGCCTCGATAACATGAAGAACACTGAATGGTTTACTGTTGTGCAGTTCTTGGTTCTGACCTGCAGCAGCAGGAGTCCTCCTCCGACGGCTGTAGCGGTGATCTTCCCCACACGCTGGAACAGATACCCCACACACCTGCACACGACACACTCCATCAGGACTGAGTCACAGCCGAAACAAGAGCTCATTAACTGATCCTGAGCAAGAGTCTGAGCTCAGATtgtaacagcagatggcgctctactCTAGTTTTCATCCGCAGATAAAGAAGCGCGGAGTCTGTTATTTCACCTCGGCTCAGAATGCTTTAATGACGCCAGATTAAATCAAACACAGCTCACTGTCAGCCCCCTTGTGATGCACTTCAACCGTTTCAAATCTTATGAGTGATTATTTTAGCACCGAGTGTGTGTAAGGAGCTGGAGagcagcgccatctgctgttcagACTAACACTCAGGTTTAGAGAATGGCGATGCATGTGTGTATTGTCCCAGCCCTGCAGGGGGTTGTGAGTACCAGCCGGCCGCTCCACCCGTCAGGATCTGAGTGGTCACCGAGTGTTTCTGGGCGATGGGTCCGGAGCTGCTCCCGAACACGGCGCTCCACCACTGCTGCGTCCGGACGCATGCGGTCAGATCCAGCATCTCGTGCGCCTCGTCCTCATCCTCCGGGGCTTTCAGAAGGAGAACATGGAAGGAATATTCTAAACacaactcatgtaaacaccttaatcatgaTATTGAAGGTAATTAATCAGATTCCTGATGTCCATGTTAATCTAGTCTATGACTTTATCTGGATTGAGGTGATTGAAAGTCTGTTTACACGatagattcttaatcagagtattgttgtccatgtaaacacactcattcaacgtgactaataaacacacgactacaacaatatatggtttatctgagttcttattataattattactataggtttcattataataaagtatataatgtGTAGAGTTACAGCCCTAATCAGATCAGAAACATCTCATCTAAACCACACTGATGTAAAGTTGGTGGTTGTATAATTGtgatattattaatttgtgtaCTTTTGTACTTTGGGTACTTGTGTCTTATGTCATAAATTTGAAAATTCATTCATTACAGACAGagtgatatatttcaaatgtttatttcttttaattgtgatgattataactgacagctaaggaaaatcccaaaatcagtatctcagaaaattagaatattgtgaaaaggttcaattttgaagacacctggtgccacactctaatcagttaattaactcaaaacatgTTGAAAggctttaaatggtctctcagtctagttctgtaggctacacaatcatggggaagactgctgacttgacagttgtccaaaagacgaccattgacaccttgcacaaggagggcaagacacaaaaggtcattgcaaaagacgctggctgttcacagagctctgtcaagcacattaatagagaggcgaagggaaggaaaagatgtggtagaaaaaagaggcacaagcaatagggataaaccgcaccctggagaggattgtgaaacaaaacccattcaaaaatgtgggggagattcacaaagagtggactgcagctggagtcagtgcttcaagaaccactacgcacagacgtatgcaggacatgggtttcagctgagcattccttgtgtcaagccactcttgaacaacagacagcgtcagaagcgtctcgcttcaaaaagggactggactgctgctgagtggtccaaagttatgtgctgtgatgaaagtaaattttgcatttcctttggatatcagggtcccagagtctggaggaagagaggagaggcacacaatccacgttgcttgaggtccagtgtaaagtttccacagtcagtgatggtttggggtgccatgtcatctgctggtgttggtccactgtgttttctgaggtccaaggtcaacgcagccgtataccaggaagttttagagcacttcatgcttcctgctgctgaccaactttatggagatgcagatttcattttccaacaggacttggcacctgcacacagtgccaaagctaccagtacctggtttaaggacagtggtatccctgttcttaattggccagcaaactcgcctgaccttaaccccatagaaaatctaaaatctatctaattttctgagatactgaatttgggattgtccttagttgtcagttataatcatcacaattaaaagaaataaacatttgaaatatatcagtctgtgtgtaatgaatgaatataatatacaagtttcactttttgaatggaattagtgaaataaaccaactttttgatgatattctaattatatgaccatcACCTGTACATTCATGGAGCGTGTAATAAGATGAACTCCTTTAACTGTTTGTCTACTAAAAACTCACAATACTTGATAAGATGATCTTCTGTGACCTGCACATGTTTGGAGGAAACGctgacaaaacaaaactgaaacgaGCTCATTATTCTTCTCAGTGTTTGTGTTTAAGAAAGCAGCGGAATTTACGAGCGTCGCTTCATTTAACCGGCTCCGTGTAACACATGCAGTCTTGACTCTAGAGCGCAATGACGGCGATGAAGACGTGATTTTATTCTCAGAAACCTGACTGATGAGCCGCTCACCTctgctgtgttgttgttgttccgcCATTTTGGGTGCTGCGTGTGACGTCACGGCGTCAGGTGATGTTGACAGCTGCTAGCGCTCGCGCCGCCTACAGCCACGTCAATGTTTCAAACATTATACAGTACTGTTACAATCCTGCGATTCATCtccataacacacacaaacacggatGTGTGTATGTCTTGGTGCTTAAACGCGCATTTGAGCTGAAATGTTCGTTCTGAATTTGAGAAACTGTATTTCTTCATTTGATTCTCATGTGAAGATTCATGTCCAGCAAACGCACAGCGCTGAATAAACATCAGTAATAAAGACTGCAGTGCTCACTGGGCCTCAGCTGCAGGGCTGTCAGAACACTTTCCCCATTTTATCAAAGCCACGCCTCTTTATTTGCATTTCATAACAACGCAAGCGGGCCGCTCGGAATCTCCTGTTTGAAGGAAACGCGTTTGAGTCCCGAACTATCCCCCGCGTCGCGTCAAACACTCGGGCGTTTCGGGTCGCGCACTCGAAGGATCGCTACAGGACCGAAAATCACCGAAAGGACCGGAGCACAACATTTTGGGACGAGGCCAGTGACGCGCTCGCGTTCTGCGCAGTGATTGGCTGTCGGGCCCGGGAGGGCGTGGCGAAGGCGACGGCGGCGTGGGTTCGCCCGTGTGACGCAATTACAACAACTTTAATCTGCTGGAGAACACAACTTTGAGATTGTTTGAATACGTTCGGCGTTTTTAAGTGTGCACGGGCCGCGCGTCGCGCATCAACACCGAGCGTCGCGTCACAGTGTATTCCTGCAAAAACAATGTGAGAGGACGCGCCGCTGGAGGGCCAGCTCACTTCACTCGGGGCTTCAGGAGCTGAGGCGCGGTTTACCGGAGAAAAGTTCGCGGTTATTGTGGCTTTTTGGACGCACGGAGCTCGCCTTGCCTCGATTTCTCGGCGCGATTCCATGAAATCGTGCGGAGTGTCGCTCTCCGTCGCCGCCGCTCGCCGCCTCAGCGCTGCTGCTGATGAGGAGAAGAAAATGGCGGCGGGAAAAGCGAGCGAACCCGAGGAGGACGCGCCGCGGCTGAGCGCGCAGGAGAGTGACGCTCTGGCCCGCGTCGACAGGTCGGAGCCCGCGAGCGTCTTTTGGCTGCTTCTTTTGATTGTTTCTGAGAGTGAGGTGTGTGTTGATCCctaaccctgtgtgtgtgtgtgtgtgtgtgtgtgtgtgtgtgtgtgtgtgcagctctcTGTTCGGAGACCAGCGGCTTCAGGAAGATGGCGCCAGCATGAAGGCCCTGCTCGTGAAGGTAAGACGCGCGTCTAAATCAACGCTTCACGAAGCACACACGCGGTGCGAAATGACAGCGAGGCCAGGGTTATTTTCTGCTCAGAGCAGCGCGGCTGACGCGCACCTCAGCGCTGCGATCACGCGAGCGTCGGGCTCGATCCGCTGGCTTCACAAACACTGGTGAACGCGGCGCGTCTctagcgtgcgtgtgtgtgtgtgtgtttattctgtGATGCGCGGGGGTCAGACAGCGCCTCTGATCACTGTGAGACGCGGGCGTTATTTCTCTCAGTGACCGCGAGCAGCGCTGGGCGTCGCGTCAGAGGAGTGCGGGGTAATGGCTGCTGGGCGGCTCAAGATGGCGGGGAGGAGGGAGCGTTATAACGCTGCAGAGAGCGTCCGTCCCGAGCCCCGCGAAGGCTTCTGGGTAACCGGCCTCCTGTGCTGCTGTGTTGTGCAGTCCAGCAGCTGTAGTGAACACTAGAGAGTGGACAGAGTCCGAGTGCTGTGTGTAGCTGGTCCAGTcagaaacactgtgtgtgtgtgtgtgtgtgtgtgtctggaggaCACGTGacccctgacctctgacctctggtAACCGGTGTCAGGATCAGCATTGATGGGATAGTTTACTGAAGTACCCCCCTGTGACTCTCTGTAGTTCACTTCATTTGCAGCGCTGTCTGAACTGATCTGGTTTACATCACACACTAGTCTCTGTTTCTGACTCGATCTGTTTATAAGTGAAGGTGACTTCAGTGGAAGTGAACAGGAGA containing:
- the LOC109077467 gene encoding FUN14 domain-containing protein 1-like, coding for MAEQQQHSRAPEDEDEAHEMLDLTACVRTQQWWSAVFGSSSGPIAQKHSVTTQILTGGAAGWCVGYLFQRVGKITATAVGGGLLLLQIANHSGYVQVDWKKVEKDVNQAKRHLKKNTNTAAPEINTGVPNPAPSYNHMNECFV